A segment of the Leclercia adecarboxylata genome:
GTTTGCCAGCTTTACCAGCTCGCGCCTGCATTTCATCCTGCTGTGCCGGATGATGCACCTGACCCTGGATCACGGCATTACCGGCGCGTCGGCCCCGGCGATGGCGTGGTTCGGGGTGCTGATCGGCCACCGTTACGCCGAATATCGCCTCGGCTTCCAGTACGGCACCCTGGCCCGGGAGCTGGTCAACCGCCACGGCTACGACGCCTTTGAGGCCAAAACCCTGCTGCCGCTGGATCAGCTCAGCGTCTGGACCCAGCCGCTGGGCTACACCATCGAGTGCGCCAAGGCCTGCTTCACCTCCGCCGTGACCCACGGGGACATGACGGTGGCCTGCTTTGCCGCCTGCCATCAGGTGATCAACTTCCTCACCCGGGGCGATCACCTCGACGGGGTACTGACCAGCATCGAGCGCGGGCTGGCCTTCGTGCGCAAAACCCATTACCAGGACGTGGAGGCGATCCTGCTGATGCAGCGCCACTACGTGGAGCACCTGCGCACCCCGGTGAGCGGCCACTGGAGCGCCAGCGAGGTGCTGCCGCACTCCCTGCTGCCGGTCGCCCCGGAGCAGGCCACGGAGCAGACCTCCACCATGCTGTTCTGGTTCTGGCTCTATCGCGGCATGGCCCACTTCGCCTGCGGCGAATTCCCGCAGGCGGCAGATAACCTCGCCCAGGCCGGGCGGTTTGCCTGGTCCGCCCCCGGCCATATTCATCTCCTGGATTACCATCTTTACAGCGCCCTGACGCTCTCTCAGCAGCTGACCCCGGAGACCTTTTCCGCCGACCTGCGCCGTCAGATCCACCTTCACTATGACAAAATCGCCCTCTGGGCGCGGATCAACCCGGGCACCTTTGCCGATAAAGAGGCGCTGATCTACGCCGAGATCGTGCGGCTGGACGGCATGAACAGCATCGCCCTCGAGCAGTACGAGAAGGCGGTGCGCCTGTCGCGCGACGGCGGTTTTAACCCGTTCAACGCCCTGGCCCATGAGCTGGCCGGGCGCTTCGCCCACGCCTGCGGCTACACCACCGCCGCCGATGCCCATTTCCGCGGGGCGATGACCGCCTGGGGCCGGGCCGGAGCGCGGTCCAAGGTGCGCCAGCTGGAGCTGGATTTCCCTTACCTGCTGGCCCCCGGACAGGCCAACGCCTGGGACACGGTGGCCTTTGCCCGCAACGAGGAGATCCGCGATCTGCAGAGCGTGATCAAGGCCTCGCGCGCCCTGTCGGAGGAGATCAATCTCGAACGGCTGATCGAAACCCTGATGACCATCCTGCTGGAGCGGGCCGGCGCCCAGCGCGGCTTTTTGATCCGGGTGAATGACAACAACATTCCGGAGATCGAGGCCAGCGCCAGCACCACCACCGACGGGGTGCGGGTGCAGATCCGCAAAGAGGTGCCGATGGCCACCGACATGCCGCTGACGGTGCTGGCGGCGGTGATCCGCACCGGGCAGGAGATCCACACCGGCAAGCCGGAGGAGTTCCACCCCTTCAGCCAGGACCCATATCTGGTGACCTCCGGGGCGGCGGTGATGTGCGTCCCGATGTTCAAGCAGGCGCGGCTGGTGGGGGTGCTCTATCTGGAGAACCGCCTGATGCCGGAGGTCTTTACCGTGGAACACTCCCGGGTGGTGAGCCTGCTGGGCGCGCATGCCGCCATCTCGCTGGAGACCGCCCGGCTCTATGCCGAGCTGCTGGAAGAGAACCTCCAGCGTCGTCGGGTCGAGAAAGAGCTGCGGGCCAGCCAGACTTCGCTGATGCTGGGAGAGCAGATCAGCCACACCGGCAGCTGGCGCTGGGAGCTGGAGCAGGATCTGATGTTTATGCCGGAAGAGTACGCCCGCATCCTCGGCCTGCCTGAGAAGCAGAAGATGATCTCGATGGCCGAGTTCCTGACCTTTGTGCATCCCGATGACTATCCGCGCATCAGCACCCTGGTAACCGAGAGCGTGCGCGACGGCCTGACCATGCGCGCCGAGTTCCGCATTATCCGCGCCGACGGTGCCACCCGCACCATTCTGGGGATTGGTGATCCGGTAGGCGTGGGCAGCGAAGTGAACGAGTATTACGGCATCATCACCGACATCACCACCCAGCGGACGGCGGAAGACGCGATGCGCGTGGCCCAGGCCGAGCTGGCCCGCGTGGCGCGCGCCACCACCGTCGGGCAGCTCACCTCGTCCATCGCCCATGAGATCAACCAGCCGCTGATGTCGATTGTCGCCAACGCCGGGGCCAGCCTGCGCTGGCTCAATCGCGATCCGGCCCGGCTGGACAAGGCCCGCATCGGGCTGGAGGAGATTGTCTCCGAGGGGGAGCGGGCAGGGGAGATCATCCGCAGCCTGCAATCCCTCACCCGCAGACAGGATCCGACCTTCGCCCGCATCGATCTGCACCATCTGGTGCGACACATCATCACCCTGTCGCGCAGCGAGCTGGAGCAGCGGCGCATCAGCGTCAGCTATGACCTGGCGGCGGCAGACAGCTTTATCGTGGGGGACAGCGTGCAGATCCAGCAGGTGCTGCTGAACCTGGTGATGAACGCGGTAGAGGCGATGGCGGAGATCAAGGATCGCCCAGGCAGCCTGGTGCTGTCGACGTCGAACCCGGAGCGCGGGGGCATTACTTTTGAAATGGCCGACAGCGGCACCGGCATCGGGCCGGGGATGAGCGAGCGCATCTTTGACTCGTTCTACTCCACCAAAGCCCAGGGGATGGGGGTGGGGCTGACCATCAGCTACACGATTATTGAGCGCCACCGGGGTAAGCTGACGGCCCGCAACCGCGAGCCGCACGGCTGTATCTTTGCCTTTACCCTGCCGCTGGCGACGAGCGTGGAGCCGCTCTGACGGCAGGCTTCAGGTCAGGCGCCCGGCGGCCCTGACCAGATCCGCCAGCGAGCGGGCCTGCATTTTGTCCATCACCCGTCGGCGGTGCACTTTGACGGTGATCTCACTCACCCCCAGCTCGGCGGCGATCTGCTTGTTCAGCATCCCGCTGATCGCCAGCTGTAACACCTGCTGCTCGCGCGGGGTGAGGGAGAGATGGCGCTGCCTGAGGGAGTACTGCTCGCGCAGGTGCGAGGCGTTCTCTTCCGCCTGCTTCAGCGCTGCGCTAATGGAGTCGATCAGATCGTTCGACGCCACCGGCTTGGTGAGGAACTCATACGCGCCGCCCTTCATCGCCTTCACTGACATGGGGATGGTGCCGTGGCCGGTGAGGTAGATAATCGGGATTTCGCGCCCGCTCGCCTTCAGGGTATCCGCCACCTCAAACCCGCTGATGGTGGGCATCTGCATATCGAGGATCACGCAGGAGGGCACATCTTCAAAGGTGTGTTGCAGAAAAGATTCTGCCGAAGAGAAGTCGAGGGCGTTCAGCCCGGCGGACTCCAGCAGCCCGACCACGGACCGCCTGACAGCGTGATCATCATCAACGACGTAAACAATGTGTTCCATTAATAGCCCCAATGATTCAGCCTGACAGAGATGAGAGGATTTTCGCTCAGCGTGAAAACCACCTTCCTGATGTTCAAGCGGTTATGGTGGCAGCTTTCGAACGCAACTACTCTAACACATTAATTATCATTATCATTTAACAATATGATAACTGTATGAAAGCGAGGGGTGAGTATTCAAAACCGCTTTTCACATTGGGTAAGCGTAGGTCAGAATTGGTCAAATTGTCGTCAATTGAGAAGGGGAGAGTGATAAACGCAGCGGGTTCAGGCGCCTGCCGAAAAAAGGCTAAATCATTACTCTGTATTTTTCCAGCTCAGTCACTGTTTTCGGCAAGCCCAGTTGCAGCAGGCCTTGCAAAAATTGGTCTGGGTTGAGGGGAGGATGACGCAGGTGCGATCGCTGCATTCTCACCGCCTCGAGAACCAGCGCATGGTTCAGGTCAAAAAGGTCTGATAAGAACTCATCCGGGTGGAGCGCTTCAACATCAAATTCAGCCAGGTTTCCGCCGGGAAAATCGACAAGATTGTAGGTTACAATCACTTCGGAATCCGAACGAATCGCCGCGGCGAGTACATGCCTGTCATCCTGATCCGGCAGGCTAAGGCCATCAATAATACTCTCATACCCTGATACGCAGGCGTCGCCGAAGGCTTTATTCATGAGCATTTCGGTGCGCTTCAGCTGGTCTGCGGTGATATCAGGGCGATTAATAAGCAGATTACGCTGCCATTCATCGTGTATCTGAGTAGTCCATTTGGGCTGATATAAGCCAGTCTTCCCAATGTGCATGAGAAGATCCCGCAGCATTGATGGGTATAGCACGCAGGCATCAAGAACGACGGGATAGGGTGAGTGTGTCATCAGTAAAATCCAAGCTCCTGACTTTGTTCCGCCAGCTCGCGAAGGGCTTGTATGCTTTCTGCATCACGCTGATCTTTGTACTTCATCAAGTCTGCAAAAAGAATGCGGCGATGACGGCCAGTTTTATGGAAAGGCAGCTTTCCTTCCTCCAGAAGTTTCACCATATGTGGGCGCGAAACGTTCAGGATGTTGGCAGCTTCCTGCGTCGTTAATTCAGCATGCACGGGCACAACCTGGACGGCATTGCCCGCAGCCAGTTCACCGAGGATACTCATCAGAAGCGTCAGTGAAGAGGTTGGAAGCTCTATTTGATGGGTCACATCCTGTGCATCCTGAATCGTAATTTTCTGCGTTTCCTGCTTTGTGGACAGGAACGTAGCAAGCTCCCTTTGTCCGCGTACAGCTGCCTCAATCTCCTTTGGAGCCGGTAACGTAAGGCTGTTCAGAAGTGAGTTTGTCATTTTAGTGTTCCAGTTAGTGTCGAGTTTCAGGTTTAGGGTGAGTAAAAGTACACCATAGAGAACTGTAATCGAAACAAACGAAAAACACAACAAACGAAATAAACGAAAAGCCCCGCATTGCGGAGCTTTTACTTCAGATAGTATTCAGTAGGTGATCACTCCCCCACCAGCTCAATACGGTTCCCGTCCGGATCCGCAATCACCGCCTCATAATAGCCATCGCCGGTCATCCGTGGGGCGCTCAGGAGCGTGTTGTTTAACCGCGCCTGCTCCGCCATCCGATCCACATCCGCTTTGCTACCGACGTTCAGGGCGATATGCGCCCAACCGACAAACTCCGCGTGCGGTGGTGACCCGGCCAGCGCCGGGACGGTCATCAGCTCGATGGTCGGACCGTCGCTGAGGGTCATAAAGTGCGACGCAAACCCCGGGCGGTTTTTACTCAGGTAGCGTTCGTTGCGGCGTGCGCCAAACACCGTCTCCCAGAAGTGGACCTGGGCGTCGAGGTTGTGGGTCCAGAGTGCGACATGTGCAATATTCATATTATCCCTCGCTGCGGGCGGGTTGGTTAGCGGTGACGGTTACGGACAGCGCCGCGACGACCAGCATCAGCAGCATAATGACCATAAACGCCTGGGTTAGAGAGGTGGCATGCGCCACGTAGCCGATAATCGCGGGTCCGGCGAGCACGCCGAGATAGCCCAGAGTAGTAATGGCCGGCACGGCGACCGCCTGC
Coding sequences within it:
- a CDS encoding ATP-binding sensor histidine kinase, with product MTNTSLPARWPAPENLAEGRAFVLKEDVIFTPLGQEGSLCWLNARLPSSGGSFIIATGVSDEEEASATRLLRNEFALREYLSDDWAIRPVASTQYHGRFALVYAPFSFVLLTRIVGAPMACIQSFLELAIRISLPLRLMHLRNLVHGDIKPGNIFIHEDNRCRLGGFGLSSGTSEEIQQSRLAVVGGTPAYMSPEHTTRTHRSVDNRSDLYSLGVVLYELLTGSLPFELGGEDQGKWAHYHIASEPRAPGAVCPGVPAMLSTIVLKLLAKKPENRYQTVDGLIADLRRCQATLSDDGEIAAFTPGLQDRSPAFHLTDTLYTAHPQAAELLHAFERVNRDAIAGFVAISGPSGIGKSSLIASGLKALQHRSVLLAVGKVDQFSPTLPYAALTSAFRNLVLHLLGLPAEEVALWKVRLSRELEGYEALAVSLVPELRLLLDNKPRFSSDTFSIDARARFSHMVLALVKAFASAGCPLVLLLDDIHWIDPASLQILEYLLIHASAVPLLMVVAHRDACSLPDSALHHQLANLHLASRNTTELRPEPLSVKAVSRWLGNIFHTRSASTLDLAGLIHEKTGGNPLFVHEFFRRIVDDGLVTHNKYQDKWHYDLHAIRTRHYTENVVTLVLQQLEEMPDDTRRLLGSIACLGGSGELEMVCRVVAMSVAEIRYALHPAVTAQLITLSADSYAFTHDRVQEAAFALLDNAERSRLHLTTASLLAESARQAAGNEILFRAVHHVTAALDCIQPAPQRQMFRELSLLAARRARRSGDYLSALSYIQTARALGNAGALPESASDFTLDSEEAGCQFALGNLDATRRLCDRILSSPGGLAEKALAANLLAEVYMRQSDNRLALEAALSWLAVFGIHVSRYPEAAECDEAWHSLCNRVGDNPQGHFAGLPRMTDGDTEAVMNLLNSASLFASFTSSRLHFILLCRMMHLTLDHGITGASAPAMAWFGVLIGHRYAEYRLGFQYGTLARELVNRHGYDAFEAKTLLPLDQLSVWTQPLGYTIECAKACFTSAVTHGDMTVACFAACHQVINFLTRGDHLDGVLTSIERGLAFVRKTHYQDVEAILLMQRHYVEHLRTPVSGHWSASEVLPHSLLPVAPEQATEQTSTMLFWFWLYRGMAHFACGEFPQAADNLAQAGRFAWSAPGHIHLLDYHLYSALTLSQQLTPETFSADLRRQIHLHYDKIALWARINPGTFADKEALIYAEIVRLDGMNSIALEQYEKAVRLSRDGGFNPFNALAHELAGRFAHACGYTTAADAHFRGAMTAWGRAGARSKVRQLELDFPYLLAPGQANAWDTVAFARNEEIRDLQSVIKASRALSEEINLERLIETLMTILLERAGAQRGFLIRVNDNNIPEIEASASTTTDGVRVQIRKEVPMATDMPLTVLAAVIRTGQEIHTGKPEEFHPFSQDPYLVTSGAAVMCVPMFKQARLVGVLYLENRLMPEVFTVEHSRVVSLLGAHAAISLETARLYAELLEENLQRRRVEKELRASQTSLMLGEQISHTGSWRWELEQDLMFMPEEYARILGLPEKQKMISMAEFLTFVHPDDYPRISTLVTESVRDGLTMRAEFRIIRADGATRTILGIGDPVGVGSEVNEYYGIITDITTQRTAEDAMRVAQAELARVARATTVGQLTSSIAHEINQPLMSIVANAGASLRWLNRDPARLDKARIGLEEIVSEGERAGEIIRSLQSLTRRQDPTFARIDLHHLVRHIITLSRSELEQRRISVSYDLAAADSFIVGDSVQIQQVLLNLVMNAVEAMAEIKDRPGSLVLSTSNPERGGITFEMADSGTGIGPGMSERIFDSFYSTKAQGMGVGLTISYTIIERHRGKLTARNREPHGCIFAFTLPLATSVEPL
- a CDS encoding VOC family protein, whose product is MNIAHVALWTHNLDAQVHFWETVFGARRNERYLSKNRPGFASHFMTLSDGPTIELMTVPALAGSPPHAEFVGWAHIALNVGSKADVDRMAEQARLNNTLLSAPRMTGDGYYEAVIADPDGNRIELVGE
- a CDS encoding response regulator transcription factor, whose protein sequence is MEHIVYVVDDDHAVRRSVVGLLESAGLNALDFSSAESFLQHTFEDVPSCVILDMQMPTISGFEVADTLKASGREIPIIYLTGHGTIPMSVKAMKGGAYEFLTKPVASNDLIDSISAALKQAEENASHLREQYSLRQRHLSLTPREQQVLQLAISGMLNKQIAAELGVSEITVKVHRRRVMDKMQARSLADLVRAAGRLT
- a CDS encoding helix-turn-helix domain-containing protein, with amino-acid sequence MTNSLLNSLTLPAPKEIEAAVRGQRELATFLSTKQETQKITIQDAQDVTHQIELPTSSLTLLMSILGELAAGNAVQVVPVHAELTTQEAANILNVSRPHMVKLLEEGKLPFHKTGRHRRILFADLMKYKDQRDAESIQALRELAEQSQELGFY
- a CDS encoding PIN domain-containing protein, coding for MHIGKTGLYQPKWTTQIHDEWQRNLLINRPDITADQLKRTEMLMNKAFGDACVSGYESIIDGLSLPDQDDRHVLAAAIRSDSEVIVTYNLVDFPGGNLAEFDVEALHPDEFLSDLFDLNHALVLEAVRMQRSHLRHPPLNPDQFLQGLLQLGLPKTVTELEKYRVMI